In a genomic window of Vicingaceae bacterium:
- a CDS encoding transport permease protein, whose protein sequence is MKNDRNTYEEVITPPGRLSVNWKELWNYRELIYFFAWRDIKIKYKQTLLGFLWAVLQPLIMALIFTAVIGKAIQQNSSIDIPYPVFILSGMVLWNFFSSSLSNAAQSMVLNASIIKKIYFPRLIIPLSSIITAGFDFLMTLVILIPFILYFQTPVYLHVVYTFPLAICITILSSAGLGMLISAMNIKYRDFRYVIPFLIQALFFLTPVIYPANITDNRILLLLLYFNPMASAIELFRMMFMPEVVISIEIWISMAMALLFFFAGLLYFKKTEYYFADLV, encoded by the coding sequence ATGAAAAATGACCGGAATACTTATGAAGAAGTGATTACTCCACCTGGCCGTCTTTCGGTCAACTGGAAAGAATTGTGGAACTATCGTGAGTTAATCTATTTTTTTGCCTGGCGCGACATAAAAATAAAATACAAACAAACGCTGCTTGGTTTTCTTTGGGCAGTGTTGCAACCGCTTATCATGGCTTTAATATTTACGGCCGTCATCGGAAAAGCCATCCAACAAAATTCATCTATCGATATCCCTTATCCTGTATTTATTTTAAGTGGTATGGTGTTGTGGAACTTTTTCTCTTCTTCTCTTTCAAACGCTGCACAAAGCATGGTACTCAACGCATCTATCATTAAGAAAATCTACTTTCCTCGGTTAATCATTCCATTATCCTCTATCATTACCGCAGGATTTGATTTCCTCATGACCCTTGTAATTTTGATTCCTTTTATACTTTATTTCCAAACTCCGGTTTATCTGCATGTTGTCTATACTTTTCCTTTAGCCATCTGCATTACCATCCTTTCATCTGCCGGTTTGGGCATGCTCATCTCGGCTATGAATATTAAATATAGGGATTTCCGTTATGTAATACCATTTTTGATTCAGGCATTGTTTTTTCTTACTCCCGTAATATATCCTGCCAACATTACCGATAACCGGATTTTACTCCTGTTACTTTACTTCAATCCAATGGCTTCAGCCATTGAATTGTTTAGAATGATGTTCATGCCTGAAGTAGTTATTTCCATAGAAATTTGGATAAGCATGGCCATGGCTCTTTTGTTTTTTTTCGCAGGTTTATTGTATTTCAAAAAGACCGAATATTATTTTGCAGATTTGGTTTAA
- a CDS encoding UDP-glucose 4-epimerase, whose protein sequence is MKDKRKILITGAAGYIGSITTATILENSNYEIVALDNFSNSRESSYELIEAITGKTFPRINADVNNPGLLKILQPYLPIDGIIHFAALKSVPESTQKPVLYYQNNICGLINMLNIAKETNIQYFIFSSSCSVYGNISPEKLPVKEDTPLSETECPYATTKKIGEEILRDFTKFTPCFKSIALRYFNPVGAHLSGKLGEWPRKQPENLLPVITETAIGLREKMYVYGNDYPTPDGTCIRDYVHVVDIARAHLLALEYLWNLKHKNSYFDIFNLGTGHGVSVKQAIDRFEEINDTKVNYEFTSRRPGDVAAIYSDCTKARTILGWEPQLSLDDMVRTAWQWQKFLTDEK, encoded by the coding sequence ATGAAGGATAAAAGAAAGATTCTAATCACAGGTGCTGCCGGCTATATAGGTTCAATCACAACCGCCACTATCTTGGAAAATAGCAATTATGAAATTGTTGCATTGGATAATTTCTCCAACAGTCGGGAGTCTTCTTATGAATTGATAGAAGCCATAACCGGAAAAACTTTTCCCAGAATCAATGCAGATGTAAATAATCCAGGTTTATTAAAAATTTTGCAACCTTATTTGCCTATTGATGGTATTATACATTTTGCGGCATTGAAATCAGTTCCTGAATCCACACAAAAACCGGTCTTGTATTATCAAAACAACATTTGCGGATTAATCAACATGCTAAATATTGCAAAAGAAACAAACATACAATATTTTATATTTTCATCATCATGTTCGGTTTATGGCAACATTTCTCCCGAAAAATTGCCGGTTAAAGAAGACACCCCTTTGTCTGAAACAGAATGTCCATACGCAACCACAAAAAAAATTGGTGAAGAAATATTGAGAGATTTCACAAAATTTACACCCTGCTTTAAATCTATTGCTTTGAGATATTTCAATCCCGTAGGTGCCCACCTGTCCGGAAAATTGGGGGAATGGCCCCGCAAACAACCCGAAAACCTTCTGCCGGTCATCACCGAAACAGCCATTGGATTGAGGGAAAAAATGTATGTCTATGGCAATGATTACCCCACTCCCGACGGAACTTGCATCCGGGATTACGTACATGTGGTGGACATTGCCCGTGCTCACCTATTGGCCTTGGAATATTTATGGAACCTGAAGCACAAAAACTCATATTTTGATATTTTCAATCTTGGCACAGGACATGGTGTTAGTGTGAAACAAGCCATTGACCGCTTTGAAGAAATCAATGATACAAAAGTGAATTATGAATTTACTTCAAGACGTCCCGGTGATGTAGCCGCTATTTATTCGGATTGCACCAAGGCAAGAACCATTCTTGGCTGGGAACCACAACTATCTTTGGACGATATGGTTAGAACCGCATGGCAATGGCAAAAATTTTTAACGGATGAAAAATGA